AGAGCTAGGCTATGGTCATATCGTCCGCTCTGCTATTTTCGAACAAAACTATACCTATGATGGCAGTGATTTGGGGGCAACTTATAGCCCGCAGTCCACAAGCTTCAAACTCTGGGCACCTATCTCCAAGCAGGTATTTTTAGTCCTTGAGGGGACACCATATGCCATGACAAAGGGTTCAAAAGGTGTCTGGCAGGTCACAGTAGAGGGTGATTTGGACAGTCAAAGCTACCACTATCTCCACAAAGTCAATGGCGAGTGGATTTCTGTTCATGACCCCTACGCCCTTTCATCCCAGGCAAACTCTGGCGATAGCTATGTCATCAACCCAAATAAACTCCACAAGGTTCGTCGCGCCAAGACCCAACGACCGATTTCTCAAGCTATTGTCTATGAAATGAGTGTCCGCGACTTCTCTTGGCAGACAGAAGCTGGCTTCAAACACCGTAGCCAATTCCTCGGTCTGACCGAATCACCTGTCTTAGACGGTATGAAACTGGGGATGGACTATATCAAAAACCTGGGCGTTACCCATATTCAACTCCTACCTGTTTATGATTTTGGAAGTATAGATGAAAATAAACCCCAAGCTGTTTATAACTGGGGCTACGACCCTATGCAATACAACCTGCCAGAAGGCTCCTTCTCCAGCCTACCAGATGATCCCTATGCCCGCATTCTAGAACTCCAAGAGGCCATTCAAGCCTATCACGATGCCGATATTTCCGTCAATATGGACGTTGTTTACAACCATGTTTATCATGCTGAGAAATACGCATTTGAGCTAATCGTCCCTGGTTATTTCTACCGTTACAACGAGCATGGTATGCGGACAGATGGAACCTTTTGCGGCAACGATGTCGCTAGCGAACGCAGCATGGTCCGTAACTACATCAAGCAATCCCTCCGCCAATGGACCAGTATCTATGGTTTTGATGGCTTCCGTTTCGACTTGATGGGCATTTTGGACAGCCAAACCATCAACCAAATCCAAGAAGAATTGTCAGCCATTCATCCAAATATCTATCTCTATGGCGAAGGTTGGAAGATGGCAACTGGTCTAGACTATGAAAAACTGGCCCACCAGTACAATGCAGACCAGCTCCCAGAAGTGAGTTTCTTCAACGATGACTATCGTGATACCTTTAAGAAACTATTGCTCAACCCTACCCGTCTAGTTGACAAACAACTACACGAAAAAGTGCAACATCTCCTGACTGGAAGCCGCTACAGCCACTTCATCACACCGCAACAGTCACTTAACTACATCGAGTGTCATGACAATGCGACTGCCTTTGACTACTTCCATATTGAACATCCCGACTGGACACCTCAGCAACAAAAACGAGCTGCTAGCTTTGGTCTACAATTGGTCCTCATTTCTCAAGGGATGGCCTTTATCCATAGCGGACAAGAATTCTTCCGTACCAAAGATGAGATTGATAATAGCTACAATATTCCGGATAGAATCAATCGCCTAGACTGGACACGGGCAATTCGTTATAAGGAACATATTCAATTTATTCAAGAGTTAATTGCCTTCCGGAAGGACAATCCAATTCTCAGCCAGAACAGCTATGAAACCATCCAAGAAACCTGTGACTTCTACTGGTTGACTGAGTATGTCCTCCGCTATCAAGTCACAAATGGCGACAAGACTATCCAGTTTATTATCAACTTTGCGGACAGCGATTTTGTTTTTGAAAATGAGGAAAAACAAACCATTCGTTTCAGCTTCCCACCCGTTGACGATAAAAAAGCCCAACAAATCACGCTTGCTGGACAAAGTATTTGTATTTTGGAAGATAAATAGGACCTGAGACCGATTTCATTTTGGATAAACTCGGTTATACTATAAACAATCCTAAATATTTTTCATATCTCCTTAGAACTCATCAGCTTATGCTGGTGAGTTTTTTGCATGATATAAAGCAACCCAGTTCTTGACTGGGTTGTTCATCTTACATTAAGTCTATGATTTTCCGACCAATTCTCTCAATATCATTCTGCATACCTCGAAGTTCAAAGGTATCAATAACAGGGAATCCAAAGCGCTCGGCGTATTGCTTGGCAGTCAAGCAATATTGGTTGTTGAAATTGCGATTGCCTGAACCAACCACACCCAGACAGAGCTCTGCATTGTCCCCAAAAGCGATAAAATCGCCCAGAGGATTGGTCAAAATCTCCACATCTCCGTTATCAACTCCATTTCCGCCCTCCAGATAAGTAGGAAGAAAGGCGACAAAAGGAGCATCCAGCTGGTAAAAGGGAATGTCCTGCTTGACCAGGTCTTTGACATGAACAGTCTCCACCTGCCAGTCGGTCTGGAACTGGAAAAAGTCTTTCAGGCGTTTGACAAAACTCTCTGTATTGCCACTCAGGCTAATATAAACTAGGTAAACGGTTGGTTTCATAAGTCTCCTCTCCGAAGAAAAACACTACATATAGAATACAAATACTATTGTACTCCTATATGTAGTTTTTTGTCAATTAGTCACTTTCCACAAACCGACCAATTATATTGACATTATCCGCTACGGATACAAAAGCCTGAGAATCTGCCTTTTTCATAATTTGCTTAAATTCACTAAACTCCGCACGTGTGATAATAGTAATCAATACCGTTTTTTGCTCATGATTGTAGGCACCCTCCGCACCATTGATGATAGTCACACCGCGATTGAGCTTCTTATGGATTTTCTTGATGACTCGTTCGGGATGATTGGTAATAATCATGGCCTGCATCCGTTTTTGTTTCACGAAAATCGCATCGGTCATCCGACTGGAGATAAACAGCGCAATCATTGAATACAGGGCATATTTCCATCCAAAGGTCATCCCTGCAATCAACATAATCATAATGTTGACAATCAAGGAAATGGAGCCAACTTGTCGTCCCGTCTTCTTGCGAATAATAATAGAGACAATATCAGTACCACCGCTGGATACATTGTTCCTAAGGGCAAAGCCAATCCCAGTTCCCAGCATGAGACCACCAAAAATAGCATTTACTAATGGATCCGTCGTCAGGGTAACTGGCGGCATAAATTGGATAAAGAAAGAACTGAAGGATACCGTAATAAAGGTAAAGATAGTAAATTTATAACCAATTTTATACCAAGCTAAGATAAGCAAGGGGATGTTCAGACCGTAATAGACCACCGCAATCGGTACATTCCAACCAGCGTAAGAAGCTACCAGAGCAGAAACAATCTGTGCAAGACCAGTAACTCCAGACGAATAGACATTCCCTGGTCGAAAGAAAAAATTCACCGCAATACTAGATAGGAGTCCATAAATAATGGACCCCGATATCCGTTCTGCATATTTTTCTCGAGAAATCCCCGAAATAACTGACCAAAATTTATTCTTTCTGGCCTTTCTTAAGAAAAGAACACGCTGTTTTCTGAAAAATTTATTCATTTTCAAGTGTAATATCTAAAGCCAATTCCTCTAATTGAGCTGATGCAACCGTACTTGGTGCCTGTGTCATCGGATCAGATGCCTTGTTATTCTTCGGAAAGGCAATTACTTCACGGATATTGTCCTCACCTGCCAAGAGCATGACAAAACGGTCCAAACCGATAGCCAAGCCACCGTGTGGTGGGAAACCGTAGTCCATAGCTTCGAGCAAGAAACCAAACTGCTCATGGGCATCCTCAGCTGAGAAACCAAGAGCCTTGAACATCCGTTCTTGCATGTCTTTTTGGTTGATACGAAGGCTACCGCCACCCAACTCATAACCATTCAAGACAATATCGTAGGCAACTGCACGCACCTGTGCCAAATCACCATCCAAATGATGAGCCGTTTCTTCTGTAGGCAAGGTGAATGGGTGGTGGGCACTCATGTAGCGACCTTCTTCTTCAGACCACTCAAACATTGGCCAATCCACAATCCAGAGGAAGTTGAACTTGCTTTCGTCAATCAATCCCTGCTCTTTAGCCAAGCGATTACGCAAGGCACCCAAGGTATTGTTGGCAACTTCCAATTCATCTGCCACAAACAGAACTAGGTCCTTGTCTTCAAGTTGTAAACTTGCTGTCAAGTTTGCTGTAATGTCTGTCAAGAACTTAGCAACTGGGCCCGTTAATTCTCCCTTGTCTACTTTAACCCAAGCAAGACCTTTGGCACCAAATTGTTTAGCGTATTCTGTTAATTTATCAATGTCTTTACGTGAGTAGCTATCCGCCACACCCTTGACCACAATGGCTTTGACAACTGGTGCTTCTGAGAAGACTTTGAAGTCAACTTCCTTGACAACCTCTGTCAAGTCTTGCAAAAGCATCTCAAAACGAGTATCTGGTTTGTCAGAACCATAGAAGTTCATCGCATGGTCATAGGACATACGTGGGAAGGGCAAGGTCACATCGATTCCTTTGGTATCTTTCAAGACCTTGGCAATCAAACCCTCTACTACGTCTTGGATCTCAACTTCATTCAAGAATGAGGTTTCCAAATCAACCTGTGTAAACTCAGGTTGACGGTCCCCACGCAAGTCTTCATCACGGAAACACTTAACGATTTGGTAGTAGCGGTCAAAACCTGCATTCATCAAGAGCTGCTTAGTAATCTGCGGACTTTGCGGAAGGGCATAGAAATGACCTTTTGATACACGAGATGGCACCAAGTAGTCACGCGCACCTTCTGGCGTTGATTTGGTCAACATTGGTGTTTCCACATCGATAAATTCAAGCTCGTCTAGGTAGTTACGAATGCTGTGGGTTACGGCTGCACGCAATTTGAAGTTGTTGAGCATTTCTGGACGACGAAGATCTAAATAACGGTAACGAAGGCGGGTATCATCACTAGCTTCAATCCCGTCCTTGATTTCAAATGGAGTCGTCTTGGCCGTGTTCAACACTGTCAAACCGGATACTTGTAGTTCAACAGCTCCTGTTGGGATATTGTCATTAGCTTGCTCACGCTCCACAACTGTTCCTGTCACCTCAATAACAAATTCAGAGCGAAGTCCCTCTGCTTTTGCCATCAATTCCGCATCAACTGACTCAGGATTAATCACCAATTGCATAATACCTTCACGGTCACGTAAGTCAATGAAAATCAAGCCACCCAAGTCACGACGGCGGCCAACCCAACCTTTCAAAGTAATTTCCTGTCCGACATGTTCCTTTCGAACACGTCCTGCATACATAGAACGTTTCATATTCTTCCTCTTTTACTGATTTTATACCTATTCATTCTACCATAAAATGGCTAATTTTTGGGGGAAATTGCCGAGAAAAATCGAAAAACCAGCCCTAACCGACTGGTTTACTATATACCATATCCAAATGCGGAATATCGTCCTCTAGATAGACTTCTGAAACTGGTTCAAAACCAAGGGATTGATAGAATTTTTCTAGGTAGGCTTGGGCCCCGATTTTAATCTGACTTTCCTTCCACTCGGTTGTAATGTAAGCGATAGCTTGCTCCATCATAGGCCGACCCAATCCTTTACCACGATGGCTTGGCTTGATGACCACACGACCGATGGAAACTTCATCATAACTTAGACCAGCCGGCAAGATTCTCAAGTAAGCTACTAAATCTCCTTCATCAGTTCCCAAAAGATGAAGACAGTTTGGATCCTTTCCATCAACTTCAGGATAGGGACAAGCTTGTTCTACAACAAAGACATCCGTTCGCAGTGTCAAGATGCTGTAAAGCTCCTGTAAACTTAATTGGTCAAAGGCCTTGATTTCCCAATTCATATCCTCTCCTAAGGCAAGAAATTGCCTGCACTCTTGTAAATATCGTACCATTCTGGTCGAGTTAGGATAAGCTGGCTAGCCTGGGCAATCTTTTTCAGGCGGTCTGGATTCATAGAGCCAACTATGGTTTGAATGGTAGCTGGATGGCGTAATATCCAGGCAACAACAATGGTTTCATGTGAAACATGGTACCGCTCTGCTATTTCCTCAAGGGTGCGATTGAGCTCTGTATAGTCTGGATGGTTAGCAAAAATCCCCTTTTGTAGGTCAATCAAGAAGGGTGACCAAGCCTGAATAGTGACTTTTTTGAGCTGGCAATAATCAATCAGTCCACCATCCCGCATCGTAGCCACATCATCTTTCATATTGACATGGAGACCCGCATCAATCAGAGGCGTGTGGGCAGGCGACAACTGGAGTTGATTCACAGCCAAGGGCTTATCCAAATAGGACTGGAGAAGTTCCATCTGGTAAATATTCTGGTTGCTGACGCCAAAATGGCGAACCTTACCGGCTTTTTCTAGCAAATAGAAGGCTTCAGCTACCTCCTCTGCCTCCATCAAAGCATCCGGTCGGTGCAAACATAGCACATCCAGATAGTCCGTATCCAAGCGCTCTAAAATCCCATCAACCGACTGCAAAATATAGTCTTTTGAAAAATCAAAATAGCCCTTGCGGATACCGCATTTGGACTGGAGAATGATGTCCTCGCGCCTGATACCCAGCTCCTTCATGGCAGAGGCAAAGCGGATTTCCGATTGACCGCCACCATAAATATCGGCGTGATCGAAAAAGTTTATTCTCTCTTCCAGACTGGTCTCTAAGACCCGACTAGCTTCCTGATCTGACAGGGCTACCATGCGCATACAGCCCAAGGCAATCCGTGATACCTGTAAACCTGTTTGTCCTAATTCTTGCATTGGATACTCCTTTTGAAAACGTTTTTCTATTCTCATTATAGCACAAAAGCCGACAAATGCCGGGTTTTGCAAATCTATGAACAAGTTTTGCACAAACTGTGGAAAACTTGTGTAAAAATGACATTTTCTGTGGAAAACTAGGGTTTCATTTCCATAAAAACCTTCTCCACATCCCTTTCTTGACTTCGTAAAAAGATATGTTCGGCATAATCATAAAGGAAACTCTTAGGATTGACCTTGCTTAGCTCCTTATAAGCCTGGCTAGAATAAACATCCTTTGCCAACCAATTCTGGTCAATCTTTTCACCAGAAAAGTAAGCGCGATTGACTGGTACCATAAACCGAGAAATGCTCTCCGCAACCTCCGTAGAGTACCAACCCTCATCGTGCATCATCCGGTGGACCATAATGTCGCTACTATTGTCAAAAACAGACTGCATATGAGCTGTTAATTCACGCAAATCTGGATTTGTAGGCTGAGCATTTTTTGCCCAAAAAGCCGTATCCAATTGCCCTTTTTGATAATCTAAGCCAGACTTATCCACAGTCACCTGACCTATTACAGCAGGATAGACTGAAAAGGCTCCGTTCACCACCTCAGTATAAGTGGTCTTTCCAAGGTCCTCTGAAACAATGTTCTGGGCATGCGTATGGCCAGAAAAACCAAATTGAACCCCATAGCGATCCAATAGCCGCTTGACATCTATCGCATTATCCAGAGTATAGCCTTTGGACAGCATGTGGTGCTGCCGAAGGACATTGTGGTGAACAACTGGAAGGGCCTGCACACCAGCCTCTTCAGCCGCCTGCAACTGCTCCTCCATCCAGTCTAGCGTCTCCTTCTTAATCCGACCATTGGTCTTTGGACCTCCTTTTCCCATCCCATCGCTGTAGATATTGGAATCCAACATGATAAACCACAGATTAGAAGAAACCTTGCTCAAATAACTAAGAGAATGGGCATCGCGATTGGCCGCTTGATTATAACCAAAATCTGCAAAAATCTCCGCAAAATCCTTATGGGAAACCTGAGCAACCACTTCCTGCTGGTCTCCCTTAAAGGCGCGCGCCCAGCCACTGGCTATATCATGATTTCCGGGTATCACCTGCACCTGGGTACCAGCTTTCTCCATCTTCCCAAAATACTCCGCCAACTCCAGCATGCTCTGCTTTTCACCATTGAGGGTCAAATCTCCACTGACCAGCAAATGCTTGGGCTTATCCCGTTTGACCTGCTCCAAAAGAGCATCCATCCGCTCTTTTCCATAGCGGAGCTCCTTACCAGCAGCCGTCTTTTCGATATAGGAGAAAGCCTCTCCTGAATCAAATAAAGTTGGTGACAGATAATGGAGATCACTGATAATCCAAATTTGATCCTCCTTGGTCAAGGTAACGCTTGGATAGGCAGCGACCGATTGATGAAAAGAAAGACGCCAAACCAAAATCAGGCTAAGCAATAAAACAATTGGGATAACTTTTTTCTTCATAACTCCAGTATATCATTGATAAAATTTACCAACAAGAAAAGGCTCCTAAGAACCTTTTCAAATTGAAAAATCAGTTTAACTTCGTCATTATTTTGCAAACTCTGCTGCCTTCATACCTGCCTGACGGCCAAATACGATAATGTCCGCCACCGCATTACCACCAATACGGTTTTGGCCGTGAACACCACCAGTAACTTCTCCAGCAGCATAGAGTCCTGTAATCGCTGAACCATCTGTCTTCAATACTTCCGCGTTTGTATTAATTTTCACACCACCCATTGTATGGTGAACGCCAGGTGCTACTTTAATTGCATGATAAGAACCTGTATTCAAAGCATTGTCCATACCAGATGTACGACCAAACGCTGCATCATTTTTATCAGCTACAGCCTTATTCCACACATCAAGTGTAGCTTGTAGTTTATCAGCCGGAACACCAATTTCCTTAGCTAAGTCTGCTAGAGTAGCACCAGTTTTCACAAGGCCTTTCTCTTCATACTGTGCAATTGCCTTCACACGTTCTTTTAAAGCGTCGTCAAAAATGACATAGGCATGGTTTGGATCCAAGGCATTGATGGCCGCTGAAACTTTATCTCGAGTTTCCAATTCATTAACGAAGCGATCACCATTTGCATCGACAAGAATAGCACCTTCCCCACGAACAGCTTCCGTAATCAAGTAAGAAGTTTCTTGCTCAACAGTTGGGTGAATTTGGATTTGTTCCATATCAACTGTTGCTGCACCTTTTGATTCCGCAAGAGCAATACCATCACCAGTTGAACCTTCTTGGTTGGTCGTCACGTACCCCTCCAATGCTGGATTTAATTTGGCAACCATCTCTAAATCCGCGCCAAAACCACCTGTAGCTAATACCACTGCCTTAGCTGAAATTTTCTTGGTTTCACCAGCAATCTCAACTTCAACACCTGTTACAGCCCCGTCTTTATCTTGGAGTTTTGTAACATCTGCATTAACAAAAATTGGTACTTCACGTTCAACAAGATTGTGGTAAAGACCATTTACCAAGTAGCCACCAACAGCTGAACCATCTGCTGGACGGTGTGTACGTTTTTCACTCATACCACCTGTAGTAGTCAAGTTACTAAGAGTAATACCCAACCCATCCAACCAGTCAATTGCACTAGCTGAATTGTCGACAAGATAACGAAGCAATTCGGGATCGTTTGTTCCCTTACCACCCTTCAAAGTTTCTTCATAGAATTTATCATTTGTATCAGCAATTCCTTCTGCTTCCTGGAATTTGGTTTGAGAAGCATTCATGCCGGCTGATGATTTAGCAGTATTACCACCAATAACTGGCATTTTTTCTAATAATACTACGCTAGCACCTGCATCTTTTGCTGAAATTGCAGCAGACATCCCTGCTCCACCAGAACCCACGACGATTACATCATAGCTGTCTTTCAATTCGGATGGATCCGTGTATTCCTTCACGGATGCACCAGAAACGGCTTCTTCTTTAGAAGATGAAGTTGTTGTACTAGACGTCGTTGACGTAGCTGAATTCTCTGCTTTACCACCGCAAGCAACCAAAAATAGAGCTGCAAGAAAAGCAAAAACAATACGTAACCATAGGTTTTTCTTCATAAGTTCCTCCTGTTTGTTGAGATATTCACATTATATCATTTTGTTTAATTTATTTCAATATATATTCTAAAGGAACAAATGAAATTGTGCAGTAAAACCAAAAATGCACAAGCTATTGCCAGTGCATTCTTATTACTTGTCTTATTTGTCGAATTGTGCAAAAAATTGCTCAATTTCTTCTATTGTAGCCTGACTACCTTTTTGAAGTATGGAAACTGCTTTTCCTCCTTCAATATATAACAAGCTTGGAACCGTTTCGATACCACTTGCCTTTAGAAACTGCTCTAATTGACCAGTTGGATCTTCTTCACTATCCAAATAATAGACAGTTTGTTGTGTTTGTTCAACTGTTTGACTCAATTTGGGAACAAAGGCTCTACAATATTGACAAGATTCCCGACCAACATACAAGAAAAATGAATCCTTGTTTGCTAATTTATTCTCTACTTGGTCAATACTTAGTTCTTGATAAGACTTAACAGCTTCCGCATATTCAGACGCAGCATTAACAGGTTGACTTGTTGACTTGACAAAGTAAATGATTGATGTCAGACCGAGAATGACTAGTACAATGCCAATGAATTTTCGTACCATTTTTCCTCCTAATTGATATGGAAAAAGCCCAGAATAGGGCTTTTAACTTTGAACAAATCTTAGAGCATTTTGTTGTAGAATTCTACGACAAGTGCTTCGTTGATTTCTGGGTTGATTTCATCGCGCTCTGGCAAGCGAGTCAATGAACCTTCCAATTTTTCAGCATCGAATGATACGAAAGCTGGACGGCCAAGAGTTGCTTCAACAGCCTCAAGGATAGCTGGAACTTTGATTGACTTCTCACGAACTGAGATTACTTGACCAACTTCAACGCGGTATGAAGGGATGTCAACGCGTTTGCCGTCAACAAGGATGTGACCGTGGTTTACGAATTGACGTGCTTGACGACGAGTAGTTGCCAAACCAAGACGGTACACAACGTTGTCCAAACGACGCTCCAAAAGAAGCATGAAGTTGAAACCAAGAGTACCTTGTTTGATTTTAGTTGCTTGTACGAACAAGTTACGGAATTGTTTTTCACCCAAACCGTAAGAGAAACGCAATTTTTGTTTCTCAGCCAATTGCAAACCGTATTCTGACAATTTAGATCGGTTGTTTGGTCCGTGTTGACCTGGTACGTAGTTACGACGTGCCAATTCTTTACCTGTACCTGTCAATGACAAGCCAAGACGACGAGCTTGTTTCCAAGATGGTCCTGTATAACGTGACATGTGTTATGTCCTCCTAAAATAAAATATAAAAATTATTTGTAGGAAATAACGTTTTAAGCAAACCTGATTCGTGCAGGAGGCCTTCATCGAAACAGCAACGATTACTCTTCTTGCTGACCTTCTGTTGACGAGCTTCATTTTGCCCTGCTGTTATTTCGCACAAAGATTAGTATAACACAAAAAAAAGGCTCTGTAAAGCCTTTATATTAGTTAATCCAAATAATGAATCAAAATCTTCTCCGTCAAGATGTCTGAGTAGGTATAAGATTCCACAAAGGTATTGTTGGGATCCTCATACTCCACAATAAAGAGTGACTGATAGACCTCGATAATCCGACCTTGCTTGTTTTTTTCACGCTTACGCCCATTCTCCAGGGTCAATTCCACAATTTGTCCTTCATGGTCCTTAATATCCTGTTTGATTTGCTTCATCTTGGCAACATCTGTAAATGCATCACTCATGCTCTATCCATCCTCTCTCTTGGAAATACTTGCAAATTTATTATACTCTTTTTGGAACATGAGTTCCACGGTGCCACGCGCACCCGAACGGTTTTTCTCGATGATAACCTCGACCGTATTATTGGGAATACCACCGTCTTCCTGCTCACCCCGCTCATAATAATCATCACGGTAGAGGAAGGCAACAATATCCGCATCCTGCTCAATCGAACCCGATTCACGAATATCAGAAAGAACTGGACGTTTGTCCTGCCGTTGCTCAACTCCACGAGACAGCTGACTGAGGGCAATAACCGGCACTTTCAATTCCTTGGCCAGAATTTTCAGCTGACGGGAAATCTCCGAAACCTCTTGTTGCCGGTTTTCGCGACCAGTCCCTGTAATCAACTGCAAATAGTCAATCAAAATCAGACCGAGATTGCCAGTTTCTTGGGCCAATTTCCTCGACCGCGAGCGAATCTCCGTAATTTTGATACCCGGCGTATCGTCGATATAAATGCTAGCCCGCGCTAAATTGGCTTGAGCCACCATATACTTGTTCCACTCTTCTTGAGTCAAGTGACCCGTACGAATGGCACGCG
The sequence above is a segment of the Streptococcus suis genome. Coding sequences within it:
- the rpsD gene encoding 30S ribosomal protein S4: MSRYTGPSWKQARRLGLSLTGTGKELARRNYVPGQHGPNNRSKLSEYGLQLAEKQKLRFSYGLGEKQFRNLFVQATKIKQGTLGFNFMLLLERRLDNVVYRLGLATTRRQARQFVNHGHILVDGKRVDIPSYRVEVGQVISVREKSIKVPAILEAVEATLGRPAFVSFDAEKLEGSLTRLPERDEINPEINEALVVEFYNKML
- a CDS encoding Veg family protein — protein: MSDAFTDVAKMKQIKQDIKDHEGQIVELTLENGRKREKNKQGRIIEVYQSLFIVEYEDPNNTFVESYTYSDILTEKILIHYLD